One genomic region from Nerophis ophidion isolate RoL-2023_Sa unplaced genomic scaffold, RoL_Noph_v1.0 HiC_scaffold_33, whole genome shotgun sequence encodes:
- the LOC133546572 gene encoding oocyte zinc finger protein XlCOF22-like isoform X2: MSTLQMLRALVDQRLTAAVEEIFVVFERTIAEYEAELSRTKGENKQLLDAVFKKHQVVLHRTDLEEEHLPCDQEAEPHSSNIHEEEEVPHSQHIKGGGQEPKPPRIKEEDKTPQTRSVKLILYIKGQAEDPLILHIKNEEEDPLTPHFKEQENPLTPHIKEEEEEEGISQPKWLEEFPVSVKSEDDESEERGGGEPPSSSSTQHMTTEADGDHCGGSQADKLLAPLSDSEDTTSHSPHTDDDATLSDSEDTTSHSPDTDDDDATLSDSEDTTSHSPDTDDDATCHTDNTYFTCSTCHKSFKYRSSLKGHKRIHTRPKPFICSICSRGFAECRYLKEHMRTHTGDKPILCSICRLSFTRKAHLKEHMTTHTGEKPFSCSICRLSFARKAYLKVHRRIHTGEKPFSCSFCGKGFTQNSDMKRHMKTHTGEKSHSCSVCNRNFCQRSTLVAHMRTHTGEKPYSCSTCGKCFTQSQSLKKHKRTHTGEKPFTCSICNRSFGDRSTLVAHMRRHPGEKVLSCSVCGERLSSKYQCKKHKCAGENSSSK, translated from the exons atgtctacattacaaatgttgagagcgttggtggatcagcgactaactgctgccgttgaagaaatatttgtagtgttcgaaagaacgatagcagaatacgaggcggaactttctagaacaaaaggGGAGAACAaacaactactggacgctgttttcaagaaacatcaagttgtgttacacagaacag acctcgAAGAAGAACATCTGCCTTGTGATCAGGAGGCGGAACCACATTCCTCCAACATAcacgaggaagaagaggtaccacattcccaacacatcaaaggGGGAGGACAGGAGCCAAAGCCCCCACGCATTAAAGAAGAAGACAAGACACCACAGACCCGTAGTGTTAAACTGATCCTGTACATTAAAGgtcaagcggaggacccactgatcttacacatcaaaaatgaagaggaggacccactgacccctcacttcaaggagcaagagaacccgctgacccctcacattaaagaggaagaggaggaagaagggatcagtcagcctaaatggttggaggagttcccagtgagtgtgaagagtgaagatgatgaaagtgaggagaggggagggggggagcctccaagcagcagctcaacacaacacatgacaacagaagctgatggagaccactgtggaggatcacaagcagacaagctcttagctccactatcagatagtgaggacacaacctcACACTCTCCTCACACTGATGATGATGCAACattatcagatagtgaggacacaacctcacactctcctgacactgatgatgatgatgcaacattatcagatagtgaggacacaacctcacactctcctgacactgatgatgatgcaacatgtcacactgacaacacttaCTTCACATGTTCTACCTGTCACAAATCCTTTAAATACCGTAGTTCTCTGAAAGGACACAAGAGAATACACACCAGACccaaaccttttatctgttcaatctgtagtagagGTTTTGCGGAATGTCGATATTTgaaagaacatatgagaacacacactggtgataaACCCATTTTGTGTTCAATCTGTCGCTTATCTTTCACAAGGAAGGCAcatttgaaagaacacatgacaacacacactggtgaaaaacctttttcctgttcaatctgtcgCTTATCTTTTGCAAGGAAGGCATATTTGAAAGTGCATaggagaatacacactggtgaaaaacctttttcctgttcattctgtggtaaaggttttacacaaaattcagatatgaaaagacacatgaaaacacacactggtgaaaaatcacattcctgttcagtcTGCAACAGAAACTTTTGTCAACGATcaacccttgtagcacacatgagaacacacactggtgaaaaaccttattcctgttcaacctgtggtaaatgttttacacaaagtcagagtttgaaaaaacacaagagaacacacactggtgagaaacctttcacatgttcaatctgcaacagaagctttggtgaccgatcaacccttgtagcacacatgagaagacacccaggagagaaagtgttgagttgcagtgtgtgtggtgaaagattgtcttctaagtaccagtgtaagaaacacaagtgtgctggtgagaacagcagcagcaaatga
- the LOC133546572 gene encoding zinc finger protein 79-like isoform X1, producing MQRVTQGTAVPPPPPPPPTPALNMWQTEEPGSRLAYRPTWRRGRMANNVSCSAAEVQILSLLETIKHTQDQLVAKVNFLTSGLSSTEVEMPANIQFPLEQLEAVEAFLNEPSNSSVRQRVISSLAAIGGQDVKRVTWNILGRIFTDEVSHQINWKGVINKKSLSRMATKMLPFNLEEEHLPCDQEAEPHSSNIHEEEEVPHSQHIKGGGQEPKPPRIKEEDKTPQTRSVKLILYIKGQAEDPLILHIKNEEEDPLTPHFKEQENPLTPHIKEEEEEEGISQPKWLEEFPVSVKSEDDESEERGGGEPPSSSSTQHMTTEADGDHCGGSQADKLLAPLSDSEDTTSHSPHTDDDATLSDSEDTTSHSPDTDDDDATLSDSEDTTSHSPDTDDDATCHTDNTYFTCSTCHKSFKYRSSLKGHKRIHTRPKPFICSICSRGFAECRYLKEHMRTHTGDKPILCSICRLSFTRKAHLKEHMTTHTGEKPFSCSICRLSFARKAYLKVHRRIHTGEKPFSCSFCGKGFTQNSDMKRHMKTHTGEKSHSCSVCNRNFCQRSTLVAHMRTHTGEKPYSCSTCGKCFTQSQSLKKHKRTHTGEKPFTCSICNRSFGDRSTLVAHMRRHPGEKVLSCSVCGERLSSKYQCKKHKCAGENSSSK from the exons ATGCAGAGAGTTACACAAG GAACGGCAGTCCCTCCTCCACCCCCTCCTCCCCCCACACCAGCCCTCAACATGTGGCAGACAGAGGAGCCTGGATCCAGACTGGCCTACAGGCCAACATGGCGAAGGGGAAGAATGGCCAACAACGTTTCCTGCTCTG CGGCTGAGGTCCAGATCCTTAGCCTGCTGGAAACAATTAAACACACCCAAGACCAACTGGTGGCGAAGGTCAACTTCTTAACCAGCGGGTTGAGCAGTACAGAAGTTGAAATGCCGGCCAATATCCAGTTTCCACTGGAACAGTTGGAGGCAGTGGAGGCATTTTTGAATGAACCATCAAATAGCTCAGTTCGACAAAGAGTG ATTTCTTCTTTGGCCGCCATCGGAGGCCAGGATGTGAAGCGGGTGACCTGGAACATCCTGGGCAGGATCTTCACAGATGAGGTTTCACATCAGATCAATTGGAAGGGTGTCATCAACAAAAAGTCCTTAAGCAGGATGGCAACAAAGATGTTGCCTTTCA acctcgAAGAAGAACATCTGCCTTGTGATCAGGAGGCGGAACCACATTCCTCCAACATAcacgaggaagaagaggtaccacattcccaacacatcaaaggGGGAGGACAGGAGCCAAAGCCCCCACGCATTAAAGAAGAAGACAAGACACCACAGACCCGTAGTGTTAAACTGATCCTGTACATTAAAGgtcaagcggaggacccactgatcttacacatcaaaaatgaagaggaggacccactgacccctcacttcaaggagcaagagaacccgctgacccctcacattaaagaggaagaggaggaagaagggatcagtcagcctaaatggttggaggagttcccagtgagtgtgaagagtgaagatgatgaaagtgaggagaggggagggggggagcctccaagcagcagctcaacacaacacatgacaacagaagctgatggagaccactgtggaggatcacaagcagacaagctcttagctccactatcagatagtgaggacacaacctcACACTCTCCTCACACTGATGATGATGCAACattatcagatagtgaggacacaacctcacactctcctgacactgatgatgatgatgcaacattatcagatagtgaggacacaacctcacactctcctgacactgatgatgatgcaacatgtcacactgacaacacttaCTTCACATGTTCTACCTGTCACAAATCCTTTAAATACCGTAGTTCTCTGAAAGGACACAAGAGAATACACACCAGACccaaaccttttatctgttcaatctgtagtagagGTTTTGCGGAATGTCGATATTTgaaagaacatatgagaacacacactggtgataaACCCATTTTGTGTTCAATCTGTCGCTTATCTTTCACAAGGAAGGCAcatttgaaagaacacatgacaacacacactggtgaaaaacctttttcctgttcaatctgtcgCTTATCTTTTGCAAGGAAGGCATATTTGAAAGTGCATaggagaatacacactggtgaaaaacctttttcctgttcattctgtggtaaaggttttacacaaaattcagatatgaaaagacacatgaaaacacacactggtgaaaaatcacattcctgttcagtcTGCAACAGAAACTTTTGTCAACGATcaacccttgtagcacacatgagaacacacactggtgaaaaaccttattcctgttcaacctgtggtaaatgttttacacaaagtcagagtttgaaaaaacacaagagaacacacactggtgagaaacctttcacatgttcaatctgcaacagaagctttggtgaccgatcaacccttgtagcacacatgagaagacacccaggagagaaagtgttgagttgcagtgtgtgtggtgaaagattgtcttctaagtaccagtgtaagaaacacaagtgtgctggtgagaacagcagcagcaaatga
- the LOC133546572 gene encoding uncharacterized protein LOC133546572 isoform X3, protein MPSPAPALNMQRVTQGTAVPPPPPPPPTPALNMWQTEEPGSRLAYRPTWRRGRMANNVSCSAAEVQILSLLETIKHTQDQLVAKVNFLTSGLSSTEVEMPANIQFPLEQLEAVEAFLNEPSNSSVRQRVISSLAAIGGQDVKRVTWNILGRIFTDEVSHQINWKGVINKKSLSRMATKMLPFNLEEEHLPCDQEAEPHSSNIHEEEEVKRRTH, encoded by the exons ATGCCTTCACCAGCACCTGCATTAAACATGCAGAGAGTTACACAAG GAACGGCAGTCCCTCCTCCACCCCCTCCTCCCCCCACACCAGCCCTCAACATGTGGCAGACAGAGGAGCCTGGATCCAGACTGGCCTACAGGCCAACATGGCGAAGGGGAAGAATGGCCAACAACGTTTCCTGCTCTG CGGCTGAGGTCCAGATCCTTAGCCTGCTGGAAACAATTAAACACACCCAAGACCAACTGGTGGCGAAGGTCAACTTCTTAACCAGCGGGTTGAGCAGTACAGAAGTTGAAATGCCGGCCAATATCCAGTTTCCACTGGAACAGTTGGAGGCAGTGGAGGCATTTTTGAATGAACCATCAAATAGCTCAGTTCGACAAAGAGTG ATTTCTTCTTTGGCCGCCATCGGAGGCCAGGATGTGAAGCGGGTGACCTGGAACATCCTGGGCAGGATCTTCACAGATGAGGTTTCACATCAGATCAATTGGAAGGGTGTCATCAACAAAAAGTCCTTAAGCAGGATGGCAACAAAGATGTTGCCTTTCA acctcgAAGAAGAACATCTGCCTTGTGATCAGGAGGCGGAACCACATTCCTCCAACATAcacgaggaagaagag gtcaagcggaggacccactga